In Flavobacterium sp. WV_118_3, one DNA window encodes the following:
- a CDS encoding MBL fold metallo-hydrolase has protein sequence MKVYFLGTGTSQGIPVIGSDHPVCLSRDTKDKRLRVSALLSWENQSYAIDCGPDFRQQMLAANCRKLDGILFTHEHADHTAGLDDIRPFNFRQGDMPIYGHKRVIESLKRRFDYIFETENRYPGAPSVTVTEVEKDSDFEIGGKKVIPVNAWHANLQVFGYRIGDFAYLTDVKTIEPEEIEKLRGLKVLVVNALRIEPHISHFNLEEALAFIKLIQPERAYLTHISHHMGFHEEVQQTLPENVFLAYDNLEIVI, from the coding sequence TTGAAAGTGTATTTTTTGGGTACGGGAACCTCACAAGGGATTCCTGTAATTGGAAGTGATCATCCGGTTTGCCTGAGCCGCGATACAAAAGATAAACGATTACGGGTTTCCGCTTTACTAAGCTGGGAAAACCAGTCGTATGCTATTGATTGTGGTCCGGATTTCAGACAACAGATGCTGGCGGCCAATTGTCGTAAACTCGATGGTATTTTGTTTACACACGAACATGCGGATCATACAGCTGGACTAGACGATATCCGACCGTTTAATTTCCGACAGGGCGACATGCCAATTTATGGACATAAAAGAGTAATTGAAAGTCTGAAAAGACGTTTCGATTATATATTTGAAACCGAAAACCGCTATCCGGGTGCGCCATCCGTAACGGTAACGGAAGTGGAGAAGGATTCCGATTTCGAAATCGGTGGTAAAAAAGTGATTCCGGTAAATGCATGGCATGCAAACTTACAGGTGTTTGGCTATCGGATAGGTGATTTTGCCTATCTGACCGATGTAAAAACGATCGAACCCGAAGAAATCGAAAAATTAAGAGGATTAAAAGTCCTTGTTGTAAATGCACTCCGGATCGAACCCCATATTTCCCACTTTAATCTCGAGGAAGCACTGGCGTTTATTAAATTAATTCAGCCCGAAAGAGCTTACCTGACACACATCAGTCATCATATGGGATTCCACGAAGAAGTGCAGCAAACTCTGCCGGAAAATGTATTCCTGGCCTATGACAACCTAGAAATTGTAATTTAA
- a CDS encoding sigma-70 family RNA polymerase sigma factor → MANVVLPDAVLVKNYVGGDETALATLIERHQSKIYGFIYSKVMDREITEDIFQDTFIKVIKTLKSKNYNEEGKFLPWVMRISHNLIVDYFRKSKKMPYHRETEEFSIFSIMTDNSPNVENRIISEQVEVDLQRLIEELPEDQKEVLVMRMYQDLSFKEIADLTGVSINTALGRMRYALMNLRKVIEKNQIVLTN, encoded by the coding sequence ATGGCTAATGTTGTACTTCCAGACGCTGTCTTAGTGAAAAATTATGTAGGAGGTGATGAAACCGCTTTGGCTACATTAATTGAAAGACATCAGTCCAAAATTTATGGCTTTATTTATTCTAAAGTAATGGACAGGGAAATAACAGAAGATATTTTCCAGGATACTTTTATTAAAGTCATCAAAACACTGAAATCCAAAAATTACAATGAAGAAGGTAAATTCCTGCCTTGGGTAATGCGTATTTCCCATAATCTGATCGTGGATTATTTTAGAAAATCGAAAAAAATGCCATACCACAGGGAAACGGAAGAGTTTTCTATTTTTTCAATCATGACGGATAACAGCCCGAATGTTGAAAACAGAATCATCAGCGAACAGGTGGAAGTCGATTTACAACGCCTGATCGAAGAGCTACCGGAAGATCAGAAAGAGGTGCTGGTAATGCGTATGTATCAGGATCTTAGTTTTAAGGAAATCGCCGATCTTACCGGGGTGAGTATTAATACCGCTTTGGGACGTATGCGCTACGCGTTAATGAACCTTAGAAAAGTAATTGAAAAAAATCAAATAGTTTTGACAAACTAA
- the bcp gene encoding thioredoxin-dependent thiol peroxidase encodes MTTLIKGDKAPNFSGVDQDGKTHTLADYKGKKLVVFFYPKANTPGCTAEACDLRDNFERFKANNYELLGVSADSAKAQGKFKDKYEFPFPLLADEDKSVIQAFGVWGPKKFMGREYDGIHRTTFVINEEGVIEEVITQVKTKAHADQILK; translated from the coding sequence ATGACGACATTAATAAAAGGAGATAAGGCTCCGAATTTTTCAGGAGTGGATCAGGATGGGAAAACGCATACACTGGCCGATTACAAAGGAAAAAAACTGGTGGTGTTTTTTTATCCGAAAGCCAATACGCCGGGATGTACCGCCGAGGCTTGCGATTTAAGAGATAATTTTGAACGCTTTAAAGCGAATAATTACGAATTGCTAGGTGTGAGTGCCGATAGTGCCAAAGCGCAGGGAAAGTTTAAAGATAAATATGAATTCCCGTTTCCGTTACTGGCCGATGAGGATAAATCGGTTATTCAGGCTTTTGGTGTTTGGGGACCGAAAAAGTTTATGGGAAGAGAATACGACGGCATCCATCGTACTACATTTGTGATTAATGAAGAAGGTGTAATCGAAGAGGTGATTACTCAGGTAAAAACCAAAGCACATGCCGATCAGATTTTAAAATAA
- a CDS encoding TetR/AcrR family transcriptional regulator has translation MKDKEQPEESQPKKRKVSQGPIKEKARTMQKLVDAVGIVLRSEGYTGLTIAKIAAAAGLDRKLIYAYFGDVNNLIETYIRKRDYWANSYDDEIVPDIITQNHVSVTDGQHFLQGHFNAFLEDVEMQKMILWELSEVNPLLIEIAELREKVGEELFKYSDPYFEGTGVNMRAITAVMIGGIYYLSLHAKTNGVTICGIDVNQPDGKQAILDALAQIVAFGYEAAEKTKK, from the coding sequence ATGAAAGATAAGGAGCAACCGGAAGAAAGTCAACCCAAAAAAAGAAAAGTATCGCAAGGTCCGATAAAGGAAAAAGCCCGAACGATGCAAAAACTTGTTGATGCAGTGGGAATTGTCCTGAGATCGGAAGGTTATACAGGTCTCACTATTGCAAAAATAGCAGCAGCTGCAGGTTTAGACCGTAAACTGATTTACGCGTATTTTGGTGATGTAAACAATCTTATTGAAACCTATATCAGGAAACGGGATTACTGGGCGAATTCGTATGACGATGAAATAGTTCCAGACATCATTACGCAGAATCACGTCAGCGTAACGGATGGTCAACATTTTCTGCAAGGTCATTTTAATGCCTTTCTTGAAGACGTCGAGATGCAAAAAATGATCCTTTGGGAACTTAGTGAAGTTAACCCGCTTTTAATTGAAATTGCCGAATTACGAGAAAAAGTAGGCGAAGAACTATTCAAATATTCGGATCCCTATTTTGAAGGCACCGGTGTTAATATGAGAGCTATAACAGCCGTAATGATTGGCGGAATCTACTATCTTTCCCTACATGCCAAGACCAATGGCGTTACGATTTGCGGTATTGATGTTAACCAACCCGACGGAAAACAAGCCATTTTAGATGCGTTAGCACAAATTGTAGCTTTTGGCTATGAAGCTGCTGAAAAAACAAAAAAATAG
- the nth gene encoding endonuclease III, producing MTKEDKVEFVIRTLNEIYPEIPIPLDHKDPYTLLIAVLLSAQCTDVRVNQITPLLFARADNPYDMVKMSVEEIKEIIRPCGLSPMKSKGIYGLSQILIEKHNGEVPQDFDALEALPAVGHKTASVVMSQAFGVPAFPVDTHIHRLLYRWNLSNGKNVQQTEKDAKRIFPRELWNDLHLQIIWYGREYSPARGWNLEKDIITQTIGRKSVIDEYYKSKVKSKP from the coding sequence ATGACCAAAGAAGACAAAGTCGAATTTGTTATAAGAACGTTAAACGAAATCTACCCGGAAATTCCGATTCCTTTAGACCATAAAGATCCTTATACGCTGTTGATTGCCGTGCTATTATCAGCACAATGTACCGATGTGCGCGTCAACCAGATTACACCTTTGCTATTTGCCAGGGCCGACAATCCGTATGATATGGTAAAAATGAGTGTCGAAGAAATCAAAGAAATCATACGTCCCTGCGGACTTTCTCCGATGAAATCGAAAGGAATTTACGGCTTGTCGCAGATTCTGATTGAAAAACACAATGGTGAAGTACCTCAGGATTTTGACGCTCTGGAAGCGTTACCGGCTGTAGGCCATAAAACAGCAAGTGTCGTGATGTCGCAAGCATTTGGCGTTCCTGCTTTTCCGGTAGATACCCATATTCACCGATTGTTGTATCGTTGGAACCTATCAAATGGAAAAAACGTACAGCAAACCGAAAAAGATGCCAAACGTATCTTTCCACGGGAATTATGGAACGATCTTCATTTGCAAATCATTTGGTATGGCAGGGAGTATTCGCCGGCCAGAGGATGGAATCTCGAAAAAGACATTATCACACAAACCATAGGGCGGAAATCGGTTATTGACGAGTATTACAAGTCTAAAGTTAAATCGAAACCATAA
- a CDS encoding TonB-dependent receptor, with protein MKNTDNEITLKGDREIEHIPALKEKALRINLNKNIYGTFAEIGAGQETVRHFFRAGGSSGTIAKAMSAYDKDFSDAIYGVEDDGRYVTESRLKKMLSHEIQLVEERLKRDKHPSKMFFSYANTVATIDFAKQYKGHGWVGIKYQLDPEEDYNEIILHIRFKESDSRLQQETLGILGVNLIYGAFYKYNDPKKLLRYLYDHLDKDQLEIDTINFSGPRFKDVDNRLMSLQLVKNGMTDAVMFGPDGNNVLPATILYRKNILALRGSFRPVTKVNMDMYQKSYEMFLQEKKVDKDNTMVIFEITLSNLRSEGEIDERDFMDRAELLCSLGQTVMISNFQEYYKVVEYFSEYSKARMGLAMGVSNLIDIFDEKYYRHLSGGILEAFGKLFYRDLKVFLYPMEDEDGNVITSQNLKVHPRMKELYKFFAYNGKVVDITDFDKDHLKIFSREVLKMIHDGQEGWEDMLPEGISELIKQDHLFSCGDQ; from the coding sequence ATGAAAAACACAGATAACGAAATTACACTTAAAGGCGACCGGGAAATTGAACACATTCCGGCCCTTAAAGAGAAGGCACTCCGTATTAACCTTAACAAAAACATTTACGGGACATTTGCCGAAATCGGTGCCGGACAGGAAACGGTAAGGCATTTTTTCAGAGCCGGAGGTTCTTCCGGTACTATCGCAAAAGCAATGTCGGCCTACGACAAAGATTTTAGTGATGCAATTTATGGCGTGGAAGATGATGGACGTTATGTTACTGAAAGCCGCTTAAAAAAGATGCTTTCTCACGAAATTCAACTGGTGGAAGAGCGTTTAAAAAGAGACAAACACCCAAGCAAAATGTTCTTTAGTTATGCGAATACCGTAGCCACTATCGACTTTGCCAAACAATATAAAGGCCACGGATGGGTAGGTATCAAATACCAACTGGATCCGGAGGAGGACTACAACGAGATTATCCTTCACATCCGTTTTAAGGAAAGTGATTCAAGATTACAACAGGAAACGCTAGGAATTTTAGGTGTTAACCTTATTTACGGGGCTTTTTACAAATACAACGATCCAAAAAAATTACTGCGTTACCTATACGATCACCTGGACAAAGATCAGTTGGAAATTGACACGATCAATTTTTCCGGTCCGCGTTTTAAAGATGTCGACAACCGATTAATGAGTTTACAGCTTGTTAAGAACGGAATGACCGATGCAGTAATGTTTGGTCCGGATGGTAATAACGTACTTCCGGCAACAATACTATACCGTAAAAACATTCTGGCGCTACGCGGAAGTTTCCGCCCGGTAACCAAGGTTAATATGGACATGTACCAGAAATCGTACGAGATGTTCCTTCAGGAGAAAAAAGTAGACAAGGATAATACGATGGTTATTTTCGAAATTACATTATCCAACCTGCGTTCGGAAGGTGAAATCGATGAGCGTGACTTTATGGATCGTGCCGAATTACTTTGTTCGTTAGGACAAACGGTTATGATTTCGAACTTTCAGGAGTATTATAAAGTGGTCGAATATTTCTCCGAATACTCCAAAGCAAGAATGGGATTGGCAATGGGCGTTAGTAACCTGATTGATATTTTCGACGAAAAATACTACCGTCATCTTAGTGGTGGAATTCTGGAAGCTTTCGGTAAACTATTCTATCGCGATTTAAAAGTTTTCCTTTATCCGATGGAAGATGAAGATGGAAATGTGATCACGTCACAAAACCTGAAAGTACACCCGCGTATGAAAGAATTATATAAGTTTTTTGCTTACAACGGCAAAGTGGTTGACATTACCGATTTCGACAAAGACCACCTTAAAATCTTTTCCCGTGAGGTTCTAAAAATGATTCACGACGGACAAGAAGGTTGGGAAGATATGTTACCGGAAGGAATTTCGGAATTGATCAAACAAGACCATCTCTTTAGTTGTGGCGATCAATAA
- a CDS encoding carboxypeptidase-like regulatory domain-containing protein translates to MIRTFFVLLILVIPTLLNAQNITGILTDYQSEKGISGATLQLIDSQTNATVSYVLSDDSGKFTLALPPPGNYILEINHIAYDPEYHQLSVSNSGTEIQLPIKLRPKSKQLNEVIVQGSRATAQQKGDTIRYNINAFTTGNEEKLKNIIEKLPGLEIDDNGKIKSQGKVIEELLINGKPFFGKNHKMATENLNAKMIDDIDLINNYETFGAIKDIEGTNNKKALNIHIKEEYLGKITGDIAGLSAYDDRYKMHSNLFRFMPKFNASAILDSNNLGEQAISLRDYMDMDGNIKSDIRNNDMGNPDFGSGKIPKFLVANENNKTSRSHTAALNISAMPTDKLSINAFSILNQSRFTEQRWVEKTFFNTTNPLQSEDAIAGKMTFLFNQTKVNLEYKPNKDNLINYSAILDSGHDKGQRDTESILNGQPQNFEEDNKAIKLNFGQQLSYVTKLARNKLLSINAYQEFKKQDNRYDFLSDQQTLLPPYQRLDQQYVFKSNEIGIFSKYTQKISDHIVRGNAGFIWNRSSLELLQSALVTGQPQINRNSNYAFADVSVKKAVSLLQYNAKLEFRNYFLQPSGTTKAYLLPFAQVKLAFTDLHYLSLSYNRNISFYASDLQNNFLYADDYRNYYNPSTIVFEKPFEQNILSLNYFKFDLYNGFLFLANSSYSRNKNENTSNSINAGNYNYIAYRNDASGYSWNNLMSVEQRIKPLKSKAKATFSYWLTESYNFIGDQQNDYRTNNFSVRFSLISSFKDSWFNYEVGSQYSNYETHYQLFDSKIYTRKWTPFLNFNGQINESLIYRLDNSLEHFSTTDSERQFFKTDFKLTCKKPKTRFKYWIEGNNIFNISNPEIIATSNSNNSFSRETITRLAGYIGFGIGFEW, encoded by the coding sequence ATGATCCGAACTTTTTTTGTACTGCTTATTCTAGTTATCCCCACGCTCCTAAATGCCCAGAACATTACCGGTATCCTAACCGACTACCAGTCAGAAAAGGGCATTTCCGGGGCAACCCTGCAACTCATCGACAGTCAGACGAATGCTACTGTAAGCTATGTATTATCCGATGATAGCGGGAAATTTACCTTAGCGCTCCCCCCCCCTGGAAATTATATACTGGAAATCAATCATATTGCATATGATCCGGAATATCATCAACTCAGCGTTTCCAATTCCGGAACTGAAATCCAGCTTCCAATTAAACTACGTCCTAAATCCAAACAACTCAACGAAGTAATCGTACAGGGTTCACGTGCAACAGCACAGCAAAAAGGCGATACGATTCGCTATAATATCAACGCCTTTACAACCGGAAACGAAGAAAAGCTTAAAAACATTATCGAAAAACTTCCCGGCCTTGAAATTGACGATAACGGCAAAATAAAATCCCAGGGAAAAGTCATCGAAGAATTACTGATCAATGGAAAACCTTTTTTTGGTAAAAACCATAAAATGGCCACCGAAAACCTAAATGCTAAAATGATTGACGATATTGATTTGATCAACAATTATGAAACCTTTGGCGCCATAAAAGACATCGAAGGAACCAATAACAAAAAAGCGTTGAACATCCATATCAAAGAAGAATACCTTGGCAAAATTACCGGAGATATTGCCGGATTATCGGCTTATGACGATCGGTATAAAATGCACAGCAACCTGTTTCGTTTTATGCCAAAATTTAATGCCAGTGCTATTCTTGACAGTAATAACCTGGGCGAACAGGCGATTAGTCTTCGGGATTATATGGATATGGACGGCAACATCAAATCAGACATCCGAAACAACGACATGGGCAATCCGGATTTCGGATCCGGGAAAATCCCAAAATTTCTGGTTGCCAACGAAAATAACAAAACCAGTCGTTCTCATACCGCGGCACTTAACATAAGCGCCATGCCAACAGATAAATTGAGTATTAACGCTTTTAGCATTTTAAATCAATCCCGTTTTACCGAACAACGTTGGGTTGAAAAAACATTTTTCAATACAACCAATCCACTACAATCCGAGGATGCTATAGCCGGTAAGATGACCTTTTTATTTAACCAGACAAAAGTAAATCTGGAGTACAAACCAAACAAAGATAACCTGATCAATTATTCCGCTATTCTGGATTCCGGACACGACAAAGGCCAACGGGACACCGAAAGTATTCTAAACGGTCAACCACAGAATTTTGAAGAAGACAACAAAGCGATCAAACTTAATTTCGGGCAACAATTGAGCTATGTTACCAAGCTCGCCCGTAATAAATTACTTTCGATAAATGCTTATCAGGAATTTAAAAAACAGGACAATCGTTATGATTTTCTCTCCGACCAGCAAACCTTACTTCCGCCCTATCAGCGGCTTGATCAGCAATATGTTTTTAAGAGTAATGAAATCGGTATTTTTAGCAAATACACGCAAAAAATAAGTGATCATATTGTACGTGGTAATGCCGGTTTTATCTGGAACCGTTCGTCTTTAGAACTCCTGCAATCGGCATTAGTCACTGGTCAGCCGCAAATTAATCGAAATAGTAATTATGCCTTTGCAGACGTATCGGTTAAAAAGGCGGTTTCCCTGTTACAATACAATGCCAAACTGGAATTCCGCAATTATTTTTTACAGCCATCTGGCACCACTAAAGCCTATCTGCTACCATTTGCACAAGTAAAACTCGCTTTTACCGATTTGCATTATCTGAGTTTAAGCTACAACCGAAACATTAGTTTTTATGCCAGCGACCTACAAAACAATTTTCTATATGCCGACGATTATCGGAATTATTACAACCCTAGTACTATTGTATTCGAGAAACCATTTGAACAAAATATACTGTCGCTCAACTATTTCAAGTTTGACCTTTACAATGGCTTTTTATTTTTGGCCAATTCGTCCTATTCCCGCAACAAAAACGAAAACACCAGCAACAGTATCAACGCCGGCAATTACAACTATATCGCCTATCGTAACGATGCCAGCGGTTATTCCTGGAACAATCTGATGAGTGTGGAGCAACGTATAAAACCGCTCAAATCCAAAGCAAAAGCGACATTTTCCTATTGGCTTACTGAGAGCTATAACTTCATAGGCGATCAGCAAAATGATTACCGAACTAATAATTTTTCGGTACGTTTTTCATTGATCAGTTCTTTTAAAGACAGCTGGTTCAATTACGAAGTAGGCAGTCAGTATTCGAATTATGAAACGCATTACCAACTCTTTGACAGCAAAATTTACACCCGTAAATGGACGCCATTTTTAAATTTTAACGGACAAATTAATGAAAGTCTAATTTACCGATTGGACAATAGTCTGGAGCATTTTTCGACTACCGATAGTGAGCGTCAGTTTTTTAAAACTGATTTTAAACTAACCTGTAAAAAACCAAAAACCCGTTTTAAATACTGGATCGAAGGCAATAATATTTTCAACATCAGCAATCCGGAAATAATCGCTACCAGTAACAGTAACAACAGTTTTAGCCGTGAAACCATCACCCGACTGGCCGGATATATCGGTTTCGGAATTGGTTTCGAGTGGTAA
- a CDS encoding GLPGLI family protein, producing MKRYIFILLTSIGMNQTITAQTSKITYEEQANIENQLKNVTDPATRERVSKYLSQVKTFTLYYKDGISLYNEQNANDTSEKDSGLNESNSKFKTVNIGKKNGGIYKNQKTNEYLQEADLLGKAFLVSDKLEKINWKLINETKKIGEFNCKKATAVVNGENVTAWYAPSLPINDGPKDYWGLPGLIIDLTTDTKTYHAIKVASIAQFDFEKPSKGQKISKENYIKDRNEKVDQLKRGMGNVLNQN from the coding sequence ATGAAACGTTACATTTTTATCCTACTAACCAGTATCGGCATGAATCAGACTATCACGGCACAAACCTCCAAAATAACCTACGAAGAACAGGCAAATATTGAGAACCAGTTAAAAAATGTAACCGATCCGGCAACACGCGAACGTGTATCCAAATACCTCTCACAGGTTAAAACATTTACATTATACTACAAAGATGGTATCTCATTGTATAACGAACAAAATGCGAATGACACTTCCGAAAAAGACAGTGGATTAAATGAAAGCAACTCCAAATTCAAAACCGTCAACATCGGTAAAAAAAATGGTGGTATATACAAAAATCAAAAAACAAACGAATACCTTCAGGAAGCCGATCTGTTAGGCAAAGCTTTCCTTGTCTCGGACAAACTGGAGAAAATCAACTGGAAATTGATCAATGAAACAAAAAAAATTGGCGAATTCAATTGTAAAAAAGCCACAGCGGTTGTAAACGGTGAAAACGTTACTGCCTGGTATGCGCCTTCCCTTCCGATAAATGACGGTCCAAAAGACTACTGGGGATTACCAGGACTAATTATCGACCTGACAACGGATACCAAAACGTATCATGCTATAAAAGTCGCATCGATAGCGCAATTTGACTTTGAAAAACCTTCTAAGGGACAGAAAATATCCAAAGAAAACTATATAAAAGACCGAAACGAAAAAGTTGATCAACTAAAAAGAGGAATGGGGAATGTGTTAAACCAGAACTAA
- the uvrA gene encoding excinuclease ABC subunit UvrA, whose amino-acid sequence MKTDITTLEPKKNIIIKGAQLHNLKNIDVAIPRNKLVVITGLSGSGKSSLAFDTLYAEGQRRYVESLSSYARQFLGRLDKPKVEYIKGIAPAIAIEQKVNTTNARSTVGTSTEIYDYLKLLYARVGKTISPVSGREVKKDTVTDVVNEVKKLPLDSKWMLLAPIHLEEGRKLEDKLKVLLQQGFARILVDTEMVRLDEIDQHSLDHKDVLLIIDRIIVKDDEEFFNRLADAAQTAFYEGKGECYLQELNTEKRIVFSTNFEMDGITFLEPNVHLFSFNNPYGACPKCEGYGNVIGIDEELVIPNTALSVYENAIYPWRGESMGWYRDQLVNNAYKFDFPIHKPFFELSEEQKSLIWKGNRFFTGLDDFFQELEEKNYKIQNRVMLSRYRGKTKCNVCKGKRLRPEANYVHVGGKTISDLVDLPIKNLIGFFKELTLSEYDEKVAKRLLIEINNRLRFLDEVGLNYLTLNRNSATLSGGESQRINLATSLGSSLVGSMYILDEPSIGLHPKDTERLIKVLEDLRNLGNTVIVVEHDEDIMKAADMIIDIGPEAGTYGGHLVAQGTYEEILKADSLTAQYLNGSMEIAVPQKRRKFKNHIDVIGARENNLKNIDVTFPLECLTVITGVSGSGKSTLVKKILFPALQKQLEGVGEKAGQFSELKGSYSHIKHIEYVDQNPIGRSSRSNPVTYIKAYDDIRDLFSKQAVSKMRGYQPKHFSFNVDGGRCETCKGEGSVTIEMQFMADVHLECETCNGKRFKKEILEVNFEGKNIDDVLTMTIDDAIAFFDQHKQTKITQKLQPLQDVGLGYVQLGQSSSTLSGGEAQRIKLASFLVKGVTKEKALFVFDEPTTGLHFHDIKKLLASFDALLDKGHSIIVIEHNLDLIKCADYIIDIGPEGGENGGKLIAFGTPEEVVKNQNSETGKYLKEKL is encoded by the coding sequence ATGAAAACTGACATTACCACACTGGAGCCCAAAAAAAATATTATCATAAAAGGGGCACAATTACACAATTTAAAGAATATCGATGTAGCGATCCCGCGGAACAAACTGGTTGTAATTACCGGTCTGTCCGGTTCCGGAAAATCAAGTTTGGCTTTCGACACCTTATATGCCGAAGGACAACGCCGTTATGTAGAAAGTTTGTCTTCGTATGCCCGTCAGTTTTTAGGAAGGCTGGACAAACCCAAAGTGGAATACATTAAAGGAATTGCGCCAGCCATTGCTATCGAACAAAAAGTCAACACGACCAATGCCCGTTCAACAGTTGGTACATCGACCGAGATTTACGATTATTTAAAACTGCTTTATGCCCGGGTTGGAAAAACCATTTCTCCCGTTTCCGGCAGAGAAGTTAAAAAAGATACTGTTACCGATGTGGTAAACGAAGTCAAAAAGCTCCCTTTGGATAGCAAATGGATGCTATTGGCTCCAATTCACCTGGAAGAAGGCCGTAAGCTGGAAGACAAATTAAAAGTTTTACTGCAACAGGGTTTTGCCCGTATTTTGGTGGATACCGAAATGGTACGCCTCGATGAGATTGATCAACATAGTTTAGACCATAAGGATGTATTATTGATCATTGACAGGATCATTGTAAAAGACGACGAAGAATTTTTCAATCGTCTGGCCGATGCCGCGCAAACCGCATTTTACGAAGGGAAAGGCGAATGTTATTTACAGGAACTCAATACTGAAAAACGTATTGTTTTCAGTACTAATTTTGAGATGGACGGCATCACCTTTTTGGAGCCGAATGTCCATTTATTTAGCTTTAACAACCCGTATGGTGCCTGTCCGAAATGTGAAGGCTACGGGAATGTAATTGGTATCGATGAAGAGCTCGTAATTCCAAACACCGCACTTTCGGTCTACGAAAACGCCATTTATCCGTGGCGTGGCGAAAGCATGGGCTGGTACCGCGATCAGTTAGTAAACAATGCTTATAAATTTGATTTCCCGATTCATAAACCGTTTTTCGAATTATCGGAAGAACAAAAAAGCCTGATCTGGAAAGGGAACCGTTTTTTTACCGGACTGGATGACTTTTTTCAGGAACTGGAAGAAAAGAACTATAAAATTCAGAACCGGGTAATGCTATCCCGTTACCGTGGTAAAACAAAATGTAATGTTTGTAAAGGAAAACGGCTCCGACCGGAAGCCAATTACGTACATGTGGGAGGCAAAACCATATCCGATCTGGTTGATCTTCCGATTAAAAATCTGATTGGATTCTTTAAAGAGCTAACCTTGTCCGAATACGACGAAAAAGTAGCCAAACGACTGTTAATCGAGATCAACAACCGTTTGCGCTTTCTGGATGAAGTAGGCTTAAATTACCTGACGTTAAACCGGAATTCAGCCACCTTGTCCGGAGGAGAATCACAACGTATCAATTTGGCCACTTCGTTAGGTAGTAGCCTTGTTGGATCGATGTATATTCTGGATGAACCGAGTATCGGCTTACACCCAAAAGACACCGAACGTCTGATCAAAGTACTTGAAGACCTTCGCAATCTGGGTAATACCGTAATCGTAGTAGAGCATGATGAAGACATCATGAAAGCAGCCGACATGATTATCGACATCGGACCGGAAGCCGGAACCTATGGCGGTCATTTGGTTGCACAGGGAACGTATGAGGAAATCCTGAAAGCCGATTCGCTAACGGCACAATATCTCAACGGAAGTATGGAAATCGCAGTTCCCCAAAAAAGACGCAAATTCAAAAATCATATCGATGTTATCGGAGCGCGTGAAAACAACCTTAAAAACATCGATGTCACCTTCCCATTGGAATGTCTTACGGTAATCACCGGAGTTTCCGGAAGTGGAAAAAGCACACTGGTCAAAAAGATACTTTTCCCGGCCTTACAAAAACAACTGGAAGGCGTGGGCGAAAAAGCCGGTCAGTTTAGCGAATTAAAAGGTAGTTATTCGCATATCAAACACATCGAATATGTGGATCAGAATCCTATTGGGCGGAGTTCCCGTTCCAATCCGGTTACCTATATCAAGGCCTACGACGATATCCGGGATTTGTTTTCCAAGCAAGCAGTATCAAAAATGCGAGGCTATCAGCCGAAACACTTTTCGTTTAACGTAGACGGTGGGCGCTGTGAAACCTGTAAAGGGGAAGGCTCCGTGACGATTGAAATGCAGTTTATGGCCGATGTACATCTGGAGTGTGAAACCTGTAACGGAAAACGCTTTAAAAAAGAAATACTTGAAGTGAATTTTGAAGGCAAAAATATCGACGATGTGTTAACCATGACGATTGACGATGCCATTGCTTTCTTTGATCAGCATAAACAAACCAAAATCACACAAAAGCTACAACCCTTACAGGACGTAGGATTAGGATATGTACAATTGGGACAGTCGTCATCCACGCTTTCCGGCGGAGAAGCGCAACGGATCAAACTGGCTTCGTTTCTGGTTAAAGGGGTTACCAAAGAAAAGGCATTATTCGTATTTGACGAACCAACAACCGGTTTGCATTTCCACGATATCAAAAAACTATTGGCTTCTTTTGATGCCCTACTCGATAAAGGTCATTCAATCATTGTGATCGAACACAATCTGGATCTGATCAAATGTGCCGATTATATTATTGATATCGGTCCGGAAGGCGGTGAAAACGGTGGAAAACTGATAGCTTTTGGTACACCGGAAGAAGTTGTCAAAAACCAAAACTCCGAAACCGGTAAGTATCTAAAAGAGAAATTGTAA